Proteins from a genomic interval of Bradyrhizobium sp. CCBAU 53340:
- a CDS encoding integrase family protein, with product MAVVLTIEHVRKALRDHRAGKSRYDLLDAAVRGLALRVGKSGCRWSLRLRWGDQQRRWDLGAVAERDHEGIVLQTARNWALEAKEQARRGIYPEPFLDRLTGRTAPSASSARPRKPEMRWEAAVATFLDVLYDPKQPEAATHRPATRKDYASKLQTVELNRFRGRPVAVITKEEIAEAVNTTCKRAYDMGCGSLRSLKSFYGWLRDPARVRETGVTVSLADLRPPPRPRSEFGAPGLPFDPQTELRGKAPPEIEMGRLLAISRSGALPQSVSLGFQLLLASVQRRRQTIGADSRRVFTFDEAPDERAWFVPPFFRKTRKRGSQSHLIPLVGFGATAHDMLAQLAMIDGRPWLLPHRNRTVDAPAGVNLLNRWIERLPGISCSTHGGRYAFATYGPRDLSFARSEARLILDHSEGLEPDDVTGHFYCNDPAIARKREMMNRWIAWLEHWCSEAIRKDGLLSDPVALRAGLRPSSDREE from the coding sequence ATGGCCGTTGTTCTCACCATCGAGCACGTGCGCAAAGCGCTACGCGATCACCGCGCGGGCAAAAGCCGATATGACCTGCTCGATGCGGCGGTGCGCGGGCTAGCACTCCGGGTCGGAAAATCGGGCTGCCGATGGTCGCTGAGACTGCGTTGGGGAGACCAGCAGCGCCGGTGGGACCTGGGTGCCGTCGCCGAACGCGACCACGAGGGAATTGTCCTCCAGACCGCCAGAAACTGGGCGCTGGAGGCGAAGGAGCAAGCTCGGCGCGGCATATACCCAGAGCCCTTCCTTGACCGGCTTACCGGACGCACTGCACCTTCCGCTTCGAGTGCACGGCCTCGGAAGCCGGAGATGAGGTGGGAGGCCGCGGTCGCGACCTTCTTGGACGTCCTCTATGATCCCAAGCAGCCGGAAGCAGCGACCCACCGGCCGGCCACCAGGAAGGACTACGCCTCGAAACTTCAGACAGTCGAATTGAACCGCTTCCGCGGTCGGCCCGTCGCAGTGATCACCAAGGAGGAAATAGCGGAAGCAGTAAACACGACCTGCAAACGGGCCTACGACATGGGCTGTGGCAGCTTACGATCGCTCAAATCATTTTACGGGTGGTTGAGGGATCCAGCCCGGGTCCGAGAGACGGGCGTGACAGTATCGCTTGCGGACCTCAGACCCCCTCCCCGGCCGCGCTCCGAATTTGGTGCTCCAGGCCTGCCTTTTGACCCGCAAACCGAGCTCCGCGGAAAGGCCCCACCGGAAATCGAAATGGGCCGTTTGCTGGCTATTTCGAGGTCGGGCGCACTGCCCCAGTCCGTCAGCCTCGGCTTTCAGCTGCTACTCGCGTCCGTGCAGCGTCGGCGTCAGACGATAGGCGCGGACAGCCGCCGCGTTTTCACCTTTGACGAGGCGCCCGACGAGCGGGCCTGGTTCGTGCCGCCGTTTTTCAGAAAAACCCGCAAAAGAGGATCGCAAAGCCATTTGATTCCCCTCGTGGGGTTCGGCGCGACCGCTCACGACATGCTTGCGCAGTTGGCCATGATCGACGGACGGCCCTGGCTCCTCCCCCACCGGAACCGAACGGTCGACGCGCCAGCCGGCGTTAACCTGCTCAACCGCTGGATTGAGCGCCTGCCGGGTATTTCGTGCTCCACGCACGGTGGACGTTACGCCTTCGCAACATACGGACCACGCGATTTGAGCTTCGCTCGGTCAGAAGCTCGACTTATTCTCGACCATTCAGAAGGGTTAGAGCCAGATGATGTGACTGGCCACTTCTATTGCAACGATCCTGCCATCGCGCGGAAGCGTGAGATGATGAACCGCTGGATTGCCTGGCTCGAGCACTGGTGTTCGGAAGCAATACGGAAAGACGGACTATTGTCCGATCCTGTCGCACTTCGAGCGGGGCTTCGGCCATCCAGCGATCGAGAAGAGTAG
- a CDS encoding LLM class flavin-dependent oxidoreductase: MTAPLEFGLDTFGDVTKDASGAMLPHARVIRNVVDEAVLADELGLDFIGLGEHHRSDFAISSPETVLAAIASRTKRIHLGSAVTVLSSDDPIRVFQRFATLDALSNGRAEVILGRGSFTESFPLFGFDLRMYEELFEEKLDLFAALLSQKPVTWQGKLRPPLKEQLVYPPVENGQLKTWIGVGGSPKSVVRAAHYDLPLMLAIIGGDPERFAPYVDLYHRAFKEFGRPAQPIGVHSPGYIAETDEQAREELWPDYKAMRDRIGRERGWPPMGRDEFVSEAEHGSLYVGSPETVARKIAKTAKALGISRFQLKYSAGPLPHEKLMNSIELYGRKVVPMVREMMR, translated from the coding sequence ATGACTGCACCGCTCGAATTCGGACTGGACACCTTTGGCGACGTCACAAAGGATGCGTCTGGCGCCATGCTTCCGCATGCCCGGGTGATCCGCAACGTCGTCGACGAGGCGGTGCTGGCCGACGAGCTCGGGCTCGACTTCATTGGCCTCGGCGAACACCATCGTTCTGATTTTGCGATCTCCTCGCCCGAGACCGTGCTCGCCGCGATCGCCTCGCGCACCAAACGCATCCATCTCGGCTCAGCGGTGACGGTGCTGAGCTCGGACGATCCCATCCGCGTGTTCCAGCGCTTTGCAACGCTGGATGCACTCTCCAACGGGCGCGCCGAGGTGATCCTCGGTCGCGGCTCGTTCACCGAATCCTTCCCGCTGTTCGGCTTCGACCTGCGCATGTACGAAGAGCTGTTCGAAGAAAAGCTCGACCTGTTCGCCGCACTGCTGTCGCAGAAGCCGGTGACATGGCAGGGCAAGCTGCGTCCGCCACTGAAGGAGCAGTTGGTCTATCCGCCGGTCGAGAACGGCCAGCTCAAAACCTGGATCGGCGTCGGCGGCAGTCCGAAATCGGTGGTGCGCGCAGCGCATTACGACCTGCCCCTGATGCTTGCCATCATCGGCGGCGATCCCGAGCGCTTTGCGCCTTACGTCGATCTCTATCACCGGGCCTTCAAGGAATTCGGCCGCCCCGCGCAGCCAATTGGCGTCCACTCGCCGGGCTACATCGCCGAAACCGACGAGCAGGCGCGCGAAGAGCTCTGGCCCGACTACAAGGCGATGCGTGACCGCATTGGCCGCGAGCGCGGCTGGCCGCCGATGGGCCGCGACGAGTTCGTCAGCGAGGCCGAGCACGGCTCGCTCTATGTCGGCTCACCGGAAACGGTGGCGCGCAAGATCGCAAAGACGGCCAAGGCGCTTGGGATTTCGCGGTTTCAACTGAAATATTCGGCGGGCCCGCTGCCGCACGAGAAGCTGATGAACAGCATCGAGCTCTATGGGCGGAAAGTGGTGCCGATGGTGCGGGAGATGATGAGGTAG
- a CDS encoding NADPH:quinone oxidoreductase family protein: protein MKAVVVEQYAPIDQIELKDIPSPSMEPGRLRIRVEAAGIGFVDGLKIEGRYQTKDPLPFIPGTEFAGIVTEAPGSPGGYQPGMRVMGMTRSGALAEEIIVRPEALHPLPDGVAAEVAASFRANYLTALYALSARAMLREGEQLLVLGAAGGTGIAAVQIGNLLGARVIAAASTPEKRDFAQAHGADAVIDYTQAGWRDTLKELTSGHGADVIFDPVGGDISVQAFRSIAWRGRHLVVGFAGGAIPALPFNLPLLKGGALLGVDLAQIPTREPDVQKRLMAELTGWLAEGKLKPVVGRVFALDDFREAFKTMQTRAALGKMVVRVST, encoded by the coding sequence ATGAAAGCCGTCGTCGTCGAGCAATACGCCCCTATCGATCAGATCGAGCTGAAGGACATTCCGTCGCCGTCCATGGAGCCCGGACGGTTGCGTATCCGCGTCGAGGCTGCGGGCATCGGCTTTGTCGATGGCTTGAAGATCGAAGGGCGCTATCAGACTAAGGATCCGCTGCCTTTCATTCCCGGAACGGAATTCGCCGGGATCGTGACCGAAGCGCCGGGCAGCCCCGGCGGCTATCAGCCCGGTATGCGCGTGATGGGCATGACGCGGTCGGGCGCGCTGGCTGAAGAGATCATCGTCAGACCCGAGGCGCTCCATCCCCTGCCGGACGGCGTTGCCGCCGAGGTTGCCGCGTCGTTTCGCGCCAACTACCTGACGGCGCTTTATGCGCTGAGCGCCCGCGCCATGTTGCGCGAGGGCGAACAGCTGCTTGTGTTGGGAGCGGCGGGCGGCACCGGGATCGCGGCCGTGCAGATCGGCAACCTGCTCGGCGCTCGCGTGATCGCGGCGGCGTCGACACCGGAAAAGCGCGACTTCGCGCAGGCGCATGGCGCCGACGCTGTGATCGACTACACGCAGGCCGGCTGGCGCGACACGCTGAAGGAATTGACGAGCGGACATGGCGCCGACGTGATCTTTGACCCCGTTGGCGGCGACATCTCGGTCCAGGCGTTTCGCTCCATCGCCTGGCGCGGACGCCATCTCGTGGTCGGCTTTGCCGGCGGTGCGATCCCCGCGCTGCCGTTCAATCTGCCGCTCCTGAAGGGCGGCGCCCTGCTCGGTGTCGACCTCGCGCAGATTCCCACCCGCGAGCCCGATGTTCAGAAGCGCCTGATGGCAGAGCTGACCGGCTGGCTCGCCGAGGGCAAGCTGAAGCCCGTGGTCGGCCGCGTCTTCGCACTTGACGACTTTCGCGAGGCCTTCAAGACGATGCAGACACGCGCCGCGCTCGGCAAGATGGTCGTGCGCGTCTCGACATAG
- a CDS encoding ATP-dependent helicase: protein MTSYLDTLNAEQRRAVEHGVADGATVGAPLLVIAGAGSGKTNTLAHRVAHLIVAGADPRRILLMTFSRRAAAEMAGRVERIARKVLGENNAAIMRDALTWAGTFHGIGARLLREYAERIGVDPAFTIHDREDSADLMNLVRHERGLSKTESRFPAKGTCLSIYSRCVNAEMEIEKVLGQHYPWCAGWAAELKGLFAAYVEAKQAQHVLDYDDLLLYWSQMMSDALIADEIGGRFDHVLVDEYQDTNRLQSSILLALKPDGRGLTVVGDDAQSIYSFRAATVRNILDFPQSFSPRAETITLDRNYRSTQSVLAAANGVIGLARERFTKNLWTDRTSTQKPQLVTVHDEADQARYIVEQVLANREQGALLKHQAVLFRTSSHSGPLEIELTRRNIPFVKFGGLKFLDAAHVKDVLALLRFAENPRDRVAGFRILHLLPGIGPATAQRVLDQMAESPDPLHGLSRLPVPARTGDDWTGFVRTVENLRYSEWPADLERVRLWYEPHLDRIHEDSETRRADLMQLEQIASGYSSREKFLTELTLDPPDATSDKSGPPLRDEDYLILSTIHSAKGQEWKSVFVLNVVDGCMPSDLGAGTSAELEEERRLLYVAMTRAKDDLHLVVPQRFFVHGQAAKGDRHVYASRTRFIPEQLVYLFERTAWPKAAAGAARTGSQGPKIDIGARMRGMWR from the coding sequence GTGACGTCATATCTGGACACGCTCAATGCGGAGCAGCGCCGCGCCGTGGAGCATGGCGTGGCCGATGGCGCGACCGTGGGCGCTCCCCTGCTCGTCATTGCCGGCGCCGGCTCCGGCAAGACCAATACGCTTGCCCACCGTGTCGCGCATCTGATCGTCGCCGGCGCGGATCCGCGCCGGATCCTGCTGATGACATTCTCCCGCCGCGCGGCAGCCGAGATGGCCGGCCGGGTCGAGCGCATCGCCCGCAAGGTGCTGGGCGAGAACAACGCGGCGATCATGCGCGACGCGCTCACCTGGGCCGGCACCTTCCACGGCATCGGCGCGCGGCTCTTGCGCGAATATGCCGAGCGCATCGGCGTCGATCCGGCCTTCACCATCCACGACCGCGAGGATTCCGCCGACCTGATGAATCTGGTCCGGCACGAGCGCGGCCTGTCGAAGACCGAAAGCCGTTTTCCGGCCAAGGGCACGTGCCTGTCGATCTACTCACGTTGCGTCAATGCCGAGATGGAGATCGAGAAGGTTCTCGGCCAGCACTATCCCTGGTGCGCGGGCTGGGCGGCCGAGCTGAAGGGGCTGTTCGCCGCTTACGTCGAGGCCAAGCAGGCCCAGCACGTGCTCGATTACGACGATCTCTTGCTCTACTGGTCGCAGATGATGAGCGATGCGCTGATCGCCGATGAGATCGGCGGCCGCTTCGACCACGTGCTGGTCGACGAATATCAGGACACCAATCGCCTGCAATCCTCGATCCTCCTGGCGCTGAAGCCCGATGGCCGCGGGCTCACCGTCGTGGGCGACGATGCGCAGTCGATCTACTCGTTCCGCGCCGCCACCGTCCGCAATATTCTGGACTTCCCGCAGAGCTTCTCGCCGCGCGCCGAGACGATCACGCTCGACCGCAATTACCGCTCGACACAATCCGTACTGGCGGCAGCGAACGGCGTCATTGGCCTCGCGCGAGAGCGCTTCACCAAGAATCTATGGACCGACCGCACCTCCACGCAAAAGCCGCAGCTCGTCACCGTCCATGACGAGGCCGACCAGGCGCGCTACATCGTCGAGCAGGTGCTGGCCAATCGCGAGCAAGGCGCGCTGCTCAAGCATCAGGCCGTGTTGTTCAGGACCTCCTCGCATTCCGGTCCGCTGGAAATCGAGCTCACTCGCCGCAACATTCCCTTCGTGAAATTCGGGGGGCTGAAATTCCTCGACGCCGCACACGTCAAGGACGTGCTGGCCTTGCTGCGCTTTGCCGAGAACCCGCGCGACCGTGTCGCCGGCTTTCGCATCCTGCATCTGTTGCCCGGTATCGGCCCCGCCACCGCGCAGCGCGTGCTGGACCAGATGGCGGAGAGCCCCGATCCGCTGCATGGGCTCAGCCGGCTGCCGGTACCGGCGCGCACCGGCGATGACTGGACCGGCTTCGTCCGCACGGTCGAGAATTTGCGCTATTCGGAATGGCCTGCGGATCTCGAGCGCGTGCGGCTCTGGTACGAGCCGCATCTCGACCGCATCCACGAGGATTCCGAGACGCGCCGCGCCGACCTGATGCAGCTCGAACAGATCGCGAGCGGCTATTCCTCGCGCGAAAAATTCCTGACCGAGCTCACGCTCGACCCGCCTGATGCGACCAGCGACAAGTCAGGCCCACCCTTGCGCGACGAGGACTATCTGATCCTCTCGACGATCCATTCGGCCAAGGGCCAGGAGTGGAAGTCGGTGTTCGTGCTCAACGTCGTCGACGGCTGCATGCCCTCCGATCTCGGCGCCGGCACCTCGGCCGAGCTCGAGGAGGAGCGCCGCCTGCTCTATGTCGCGATGACGCGCGCCAAGGACGATCTGCATCTCGTCGTGCCGCAGCGCTTCTTCGTGCACGGCCAGGCCGCCAAGGGCGACCGTCACGTCTATGCCTCGCGCACCCGCTTCATCCCCGAGCAGCTCGTCTATCTGTTCGAGCGCACCGCCTGGCCGAAGGCCGCTGCGGGAGCCGCGCGCACCGGATCACAGGGGCCGAAGATCGACATCGGGGCGCGGATGCGGGGGATGTGGCGGTAG
- a CDS encoding TMEM175 family protein → MTELKPNQFEMRRLESLSNTIFGVAMTLLAYDLPKAAVFTRAPDWSDLAQVYSGKLAGFALSFIIAGVFWISHHRRLARQPVGSRGMVILNLFFLLSIVLLPVSNGLYTNYGMSSAVAVLYGLHLTAIAGLNAWLWWLIMGGWRHEIMASMFPLLVFVPGTIVAVFAPHVAPFVWFIAFGGLVIQRFYIARAEPDA, encoded by the coding sequence ATGACCGAGCTCAAGCCCAACCAGTTCGAGATGCGGCGGCTGGAATCGCTCAGCAACACCATTTTTGGCGTTGCGATGACATTGCTCGCGTACGACCTGCCCAAGGCGGCCGTGTTCACCCGGGCGCCCGACTGGAGCGATCTCGCCCAGGTCTATTCCGGCAAGCTCGCCGGTTTTGCACTCAGCTTCATCATCGCCGGCGTGTTCTGGATCAGTCATCACCGCAGGCTGGCACGCCAGCCGGTGGGCAGCCGCGGCATGGTGATCCTCAACCTGTTCTTCCTGCTCTCGATCGTGCTGCTACCCGTGAGCAACGGTCTCTACACCAATTACGGCATGAGCAGCGCGGTGGCCGTGCTCTACGGCCTGCATCTGACCGCCATCGCGGGCCTCAATGCCTGGCTGTGGTGGCTGATCATGGGCGGCTGGCGCCACGAGATCATGGCCTCGATGTTTCCGTTGCTGGTGTTCGTTCCGGGTACGATCGTTGCGGTCTTCGCGCCGCACGTCGCACCCTTCGTGTGGTTCATCGCTTTCGGCGGTCTCGTGATCCAGCGCTTCTATATCGCCCGGGCCGAGCCCGACGCGTGA
- a CDS encoding YciI family protein has product MLYAILAYHVEDELLAWTPEQDAAVVAKVIEVQAPLRASGHLGPAARLDNTRKAHTLRGPGAGIVLDGPFAETKEQLLGFHLVEYDTDEEAIAAARKLRAVNPSAAYEIRPVKLYVPADGFGATKG; this is encoded by the coding sequence ATGCTTTACGCAATCCTGGCCTACCATGTGGAGGACGAGCTCTTGGCGTGGACGCCGGAGCAGGATGCCGCGGTCGTGGCCAAGGTCATCGAGGTTCAGGCGCCCCTGAGGGCAAGCGGACATCTCGGGCCGGCTGCCCGTCTGGACAACACGAGAAAGGCCCATACCTTGCGCGGCCCGGGCGCCGGCATCGTGCTGGACGGGCCGTTTGCCGAGACCAAGGAGCAGCTCCTGGGCTTCCACCTCGTCGAATACGACACCGATGAGGAAGCAATCGCAGCCGCGCGAAAGCTGCGTGCGGTCAATCCGAGCGCGGCCTACGAAATCCGACCGGTCAAGCTTTATGTGCCGGCCGATGGGTTCGGCGCGACAAAGGGCTGA
- a CDS encoding ABC transporter substrate-binding protein, whose amino-acid sequence MWRIVVVCLLLCAAGSSSAQSVIRLARIADIPDQYVGGEMLRAVYAKLNIKLEFEDVPGKRALALSSAGEVDGEIQRIGTLSREYPTLLQVTPAINYIEPSVFATKLHFDVHGWNSIRNYSIGIVRGVGSSEAGTRGMDRVTATTSLENMIMMLDADRFDVMVTDLFSGLVAVRKLNLQARIYPLSPPLERISIYHYLHERHRDLVPKVGQVIAQMEASGELAALREALVKQVLSAP is encoded by the coding sequence ATGTGGCGGATAGTCGTCGTCTGCCTGTTGCTATGCGCAGCCGGTTCGTCCTCCGCGCAGTCGGTGATCCGGCTGGCGCGGATCGCCGACATCCCGGATCAATATGTTGGCGGCGAGATGTTGCGGGCCGTCTACGCCAAGCTGAACATCAAGCTCGAATTCGAGGACGTCCCAGGCAAGCGGGCGCTGGCGCTGTCCAGCGCCGGCGAGGTCGACGGCGAGATCCAGCGGATCGGAACGCTGTCGCGCGAATACCCGACGCTGCTGCAGGTGACGCCGGCAATCAATTACATTGAGCCGTCGGTGTTCGCGACGAAACTTCATTTCGACGTGCACGGCTGGAATTCGATCAGGAACTACAGCATCGGTATCGTCCGCGGCGTCGGCTCATCGGAAGCCGGAACGCGCGGCATGGATCGCGTCACGGCGACCACGAGCCTCGAGAACATGATCATGATGCTCGATGCCGATCGTTTCGACGTGATGGTCACCGACCTCTTCAGCGGGCTGGTCGCGGTTCGCAAGCTCAATCTACAAGCCCGGATCTATCCGCTCTCCCCTCCGCTCGAACGCATCAGCATCTACCACTATCTGCACGAGCGCCACCGTGATCTGGTGCCGAAGGTCGGACAGGTGATCGCGCAGATGGAGGCGAGTGGCGAGTTGGCCGCGCTGCGCGAGGCGCTCGTCAAGCAGGTCCTCAGCGCACCCTGA